The Streptomyces sp. RKAG293 genome includes a region encoding these proteins:
- a CDS encoding alpha/beta fold hydrolase, whose product MKQLLFPNNPQFWYETLRSMSHIAYGGADFGEVVSTGERIVEGDYDSWHTEWLATADRVADEARKALDAGHRVSARDGFLRASNYYRSAEFFLHGHPCDPRHDHAYDRSVACFQAAAALYTPRIEPVRIPYEGTTLPGYLYRADTSGAPRPTLIMHSGFDGTAEELHFSGALAAVERGYTVLTFDGPGQPGPRHHQGMVFRPDWENVITPVVDFAETVPEVDNSRIALLGSSMGGVLAPRAAAFEHRLAAVIAVDGVYDLGQISVRNIPGDRNAAERLLRAESAPELDAVFEQIMAQDATARWAINHGMYVMGVDTPRAFSASYLDYTLDHGIAEQIQCPTLVCDAAEDEFFKGQPEQLYDHLTCPKTLMVFTAEEGAGAHCHPGAMRLSLARIYDWLDDTLTT is encoded by the coding sequence ATGAAGCAGCTGCTGTTCCCGAACAACCCGCAGTTCTGGTACGAGACCCTGCGTTCGATGAGCCATATCGCCTATGGTGGCGCTGATTTCGGTGAGGTCGTCTCCACGGGTGAGCGCATCGTCGAGGGTGACTACGACAGCTGGCACACCGAGTGGCTCGCGACGGCCGACCGGGTGGCCGACGAGGCGCGGAAGGCGCTGGACGCCGGTCACCGGGTCAGTGCCCGGGACGGGTTCCTGCGGGCGTCGAACTACTACCGCTCGGCGGAGTTCTTCCTGCACGGTCACCCGTGCGACCCGCGTCACGACCACGCCTACGACCGCAGCGTGGCCTGCTTCCAGGCGGCCGCCGCCCTGTACACCCCGCGCATCGAGCCGGTGCGTATCCCGTACGAGGGCACGACGCTGCCGGGCTACCTCTACCGGGCCGACACCTCCGGCGCACCCCGGCCGACCCTGATCATGCACTCCGGCTTCGACGGCACCGCCGAGGAGCTCCACTTCAGCGGCGCGCTGGCGGCCGTGGAGCGCGGCTACACCGTCCTGACCTTCGACGGCCCAGGACAGCCCGGGCCCCGCCACCACCAGGGCATGGTGTTCCGTCCCGACTGGGAGAACGTCATCACCCCCGTCGTCGACTTCGCAGAAACCGTCCCCGAGGTCGACAACAGCCGTATCGCGCTGCTGGGTTCCAGCATGGGCGGCGTGCTCGCCCCCAGGGCGGCGGCGTTCGAACACCGGCTGGCCGCGGTGATCGCCGTCGACGGCGTCTACGACCTCGGGCAGATATCCGTCCGCAACATCCCCGGCGACCGTAACGCCGCCGAGCGGCTCCTGCGCGCGGAATCCGCCCCCGAACTCGACGCCGTCTTCGAGCAGATCATGGCCCAGGACGCCACCGCCCGGTGGGCGATCAACCACGGCATGTACGTCATGGGTGTCGACACTCCCCGGGCCTTCAGCGCCTCCTATCTCGACTACACCCTCGACCACGGCATCGCCGAGCAGATCCAGTGCCCCACCCTGGTCTGCGACGCCGCCGAGGACGAGTTCTTCAAGGGCCAGCCCGAGCAGCTCTACGATCACCTGACCTGCCCCAAAACCCTCATGGTCTTCACCGCCGAGGAAGGCGCCGGCGCACACTGCCACCCCGGCGCCATGCGCCTGTCCCTCGCCCGCATCTACGACTGGCTCGACGACACCCTCACGACGTGA
- a CDS encoding FAD-dependent monooxygenase: MSLPAITTTEVLIAGAGPTGLVLACDLARRGIACRVVERESRGFPGSRGSGLQPRSLEVFDDLGVIDAIRVAGGPIQRLQSWAGTTRIAEWDTFERAEPSPHVPYGEIWMLPQWRTVEILHARLEELGGSVEFGCELSGFEQDADGVTARLRGPDGTGSAVRAAFLVAADGGRSTVRKALGVGFPVTDLVTDPTLIADVLIGGFDRAHWHVWPTAPGGRVALRPLEGSDSFQLLAHFGGAGPDFTPDATPEALQQLLVERTGHADVRVHEVGWSSVLRIKAGVADRFRIGRVLLAGDAAHIHSPTGGQGFNTSIQDAYNLGWKLGAALRGASDALLDSYEAERRPVAQHVLALTTQVFEQDRVDKDRGFSQRGGETFQLGLGYREGPLTRECREGLADDALRAGDRAPDAPCGPIRLFDLFRGPHATLLAFGATDAPASERYKLVRVGRPGEQGDVIDVDGHAHKAYADRGLFLVRPDGYVALATEDPADLASYEV; encoded by the coding sequence ATGAGCCTGCCCGCAATCACCACCACCGAAGTTCTGATCGCCGGAGCCGGGCCCACCGGCCTCGTACTCGCCTGCGACCTCGCCCGGCGCGGGATCGCCTGCCGCGTCGTGGAGCGGGAGAGCCGCGGCTTTCCCGGCTCGCGCGGCTCCGGCCTCCAGCCGCGCTCTCTGGAGGTCTTCGACGACCTGGGCGTCATCGACGCGATTCGCGTCGCAGGAGGCCCCATTCAGCGCCTTCAGAGCTGGGCCGGCACCACACGTATCGCCGAGTGGGACACGTTCGAGCGCGCCGAGCCCTCGCCCCACGTCCCGTACGGCGAGATCTGGATGCTCCCGCAGTGGCGCACCGTCGAGATCCTGCATGCGCGCCTCGAAGAGCTGGGCGGCAGCGTCGAGTTCGGCTGCGAGCTGTCCGGCTTCGAGCAGGACGCGGACGGGGTGACGGCGCGGCTGCGCGGGCCGGACGGCACCGGGTCGGCCGTACGGGCCGCCTTTCTGGTCGCGGCCGATGGCGGGCGCAGCACGGTCCGCAAGGCCCTCGGGGTGGGCTTCCCCGTCACCGACCTCGTGACCGACCCGACGCTGATCGCGGACGTCCTCATCGGCGGATTCGACCGCGCGCACTGGCACGTGTGGCCCACCGCGCCGGGCGGGCGCGTCGCGCTCCGCCCGCTCGAAGGGTCGGACTCCTTCCAACTGCTCGCCCACTTCGGCGGCGCGGGCCCGGACTTCACGCCCGACGCCACGCCCGAGGCCCTCCAGCAGCTGCTCGTGGAGCGCACCGGCCACGCGGACGTACGGGTGCATGAGGTGGGATGGTCCTCGGTGCTGCGCATCAAGGCCGGGGTCGCCGACCGCTTCCGCATCGGCCGCGTCCTGCTCGCGGGCGATGCCGCGCACATTCACTCCCCTACGGGCGGCCAGGGCTTCAACACCAGCATCCAGGACGCGTACAACCTCGGCTGGAAGCTCGGCGCAGCGCTGCGCGGCGCGTCCGACGCGCTCCTCGACAGCTACGAGGCCGAGCGGCGGCCGGTCGCGCAGCATGTGCTCGCCCTCACCACCCAGGTCTTCGAGCAGGACCGCGTGGACAAGGACCGCGGCTTCTCCCAGCGCGGCGGCGAGACCTTCCAACTGGGCCTCGGCTACCGCGAGGGCCCCCTGACCCGCGAGTGCCGCGAGGGCCTGGCCGACGACGCACTGCGCGCCGGGGACCGCGCCCCCGACGCCCCCTGCGGGCCCATCCGTCTCTTCGACCTCTTCCGCGGCCCGCACGCCACTCTCCTCGCCTTCGGCGCGACCGACGCCCCGGCCTCCGAACGCTACAAACTGGTCCGGGTCGGCCGGCCCGGCGAGCAGGGCGACGTCATCGACGTGGACGGGCACGCACACAAGGCGTACGCAGACCGGGGGCTCTTTCTCGTCCGGCCCGACGGGTATGTGGCACTCGCCACAGAGGACCCGGCGGACCTGGCCTCGTACGAGGTCTAG